Proteins encoded together in one Styela clava chromosome 12, kaStyClav1.hap1.2, whole genome shotgun sequence window:
- the LOC144430771 gene encoding uncharacterized protein LOC144430771, with protein MEGGDRVRNALASICKHLKTQSLEELVIEDDILRQFVGKVKDVMNMGSILAEKQLNIISIICFYVASKLHHISAKRNFSVLGIKETVEKITSIIKKITKEDNMMKKVINCCVLPLLLEMSELVPCVADEESKVKFINEIWCLYNVALCYYYCDIQEKSVAVNLSVIQLMEKEYNNDAVKRRVFRHCHHNAALAYSENNELGEAIEHYRLAVKKATDWANENHRNEKVKRTKEYLRKTNVRKN; from the coding sequence ATGGAAGGTGGAGACAGAGTGAGAAATGCTCTGGCTTCAATATGCAAACATCTGAAGACGCAAAGTTTAgaagaacttgtaatagaagaTGATATTTTGCGACAATTTGTTGGTAAAGTAAAAGATGTAATGAACATGGGGAGTATATTAGCGGAAAAACAGTTGAATATTATTTCTATCATCTGTTTTTATGTTGCTTCCAAACTCCATCATATCAGTGCAAAACGCAATTTCTCTGTTCTGGGAATAAAGGAGACTGTAGAAAAAATAACATCAATTATTAAGAAAATCACCAAAGAGGACAACATGATGAAAAAAGTCATTAACTGTTGTGTTCTACCCCTCCTGCTGGAGATGTCTGAGTTGGTACCATGCGTTGCAGATGAAGAGTCAAAAGTGAAATTCATTAACGAAATCTGGTGTTTATATAACGTCGCTCTCTGCTATTACTACTGTGATATTCAAGAGAAATCTGTGGCGGTCAACTTATCCGTCATTCAACTTATGGAAAAAGAATATAACAACGATGCCGTAAAACGTCGAGTATTCAGACATTGTCATCACAATGCTGCACTTGCCTACAGCGAAAACAATGAACTTGGCGAAGCAATTGAACATTACAGGTTGGCCGTCAAGAAAGCCACTGATTGGGCCAATGAAAATCATAGGAATGAAAAAGTCAAACGCACTAAAGAATATCTGAGAAAAACAAACGTTCGCAAAAATTGA
- the LOC144430605 gene encoding zinc finger BED domain-containing protein 5-like, with protein sequence SDIFQALNDVNRSFQGPDRSIQDFVSKLEVFVRKLDIWMKNVESKRYGMLEFFTTVSWEPNEKLSQEIAEHLRLLITELMHYFPHTICCPYMVNPFFVNPALLPVGTGEQEEIIDIQADETAKNVHRECSPSLINFWLKLSSSYPTLARNAVPQLLVLYS encoded by the coding sequence TCGGATATTTTTCAAGCTCTTAACGATGTGAATCGTTCGTTCCAAGGGCCAGACAGATCAATCCAAGACTTTGTCTCTAAGCTTGAAGTGTTCGTTCGGAAGCTGGACATTTGGATGAAAAATGTGGAGAGCAAACGTTACGGAATGTTAGAATTCTTCACCACCGTTTCGTGGGAACCAAATGAAAAATTGTCTCAAGAAATTGCAGAACATCTAAGATTGCTAATCACGGAATTGATGCATTACTTTCCGCATACAATATGCTGCCCATATATGGTCAATCCGTTTTTTGTCAATCCCGCACTTCTACCTGTTGGAACTGGTGAACAAGAAGAGATAATTGATATCCAAGCTGATGAAACTGCAAAAAATGTGCACAGAGAATGCTCTCCATCACTAATCAATTTCTGGCTAAAATTGTCTTCTAGTTACCCCACACTGGCCCGTAATGCTGTTCCTCAACTATTGGTTTTATACAGTTAA